The following is a genomic window from Amycolatopsis acidiphila.
GACCCTGAGCGGCGAGCTCGACCACCTCACCGCACGGACCTTCCCGCTCGCGCTCGAGCGCGCGGAGCCGGCCGGGCAGTCCGGTGAGCTGGTGATCGACGGGACCGGGCTCGAGTTCGTCGACCACCGGAACCTCTACGCACTGGCGGATCTGGCCGCGCGCGAGGAGCTGACGGTGGTGTTGCGCACGGCGTGGCCGGGGGCGCGGCGGCTGGTCGAGCTGCTCGGAATCGAGGGCGTCACCGTGGAGCGGGTCGCATGAGGTCGGGTGCCGCGGCCGGACACACCGGCTACTTCCACGAAGCGGGGTTCTACTCCACCGACGACGAGCTGCTCGACCTCGTCGTGCCGTTCCTCGAAGAGGGGATCGCGGCCGGCGAGCCGACGCTGATGGCCTTCGGCCCGGCGAACGAGAAGCTCGTGCACTCGGTGATGGACACCTCCAGGGTGACGACGATCCCCGGCAACGAGCAGTATCTGCGCCCGGCGGTCGCGATCCGGAACTACCGGGAGGCGCTGGCCCGGCACGTCGCCGACGGTGCCACGCAGGTCCGGGTGGTCGGCGACGTGCCGCATCCCGGGTACGGCGAGCCGTGGGACTGGTGGTCGCGGTACGAAGCGGTGGTCAACCAGGCCTACGAAGAGTTCCCGATCTGGGGGCTGTGCCCCTACGACACGCGGATCACGCCGGAGCACGTGCTCGGGGACGTGGTGCGCACGCACCCGATGCTGGCGATCGCGGACGGGCGGCACGTGCACAACGGCGAATACGTCGATCCGGTGAGCTTTCTCCCGTCGTGGCGGGACGCGCCGCGGCCGGAGTGCGAGGACGGGCCGCCGATGGCCGAGCTGACCAACCCGAGCGCGGCCGTCGCCCGGGAGGCCGTGCGCGTGGCGCTCGCCCCGACGAGCATCGAACCGGCGCGGGCCGAGGACTTCGTGATGGCGGTGAGCGAGGCGGTCACCAACGCCTTCGTGCACGGGAAACCCCCGCTGCGGCTGCGTATCTGGCGACACCTCGACCGCGCGGTCGTCACGGTGACCGATGGCGGGGAAGGTCCGGTCGACCTGTTCACGGGGCTGGTCGCGGCGCGGGAGAGCCGGTCGGCCGGGGTCGGGTTGTGGATGGCGTACCAGATCTGCCGGCACGTCAGCATGTACGGCGACGACGAGGGTTTCGTCGTACGGCTGGAGTGCTGATGACGACGCACGCTTCGACCGACGCGGCCCGCAGGCGCAGGCGGCTCGCGACCGGGATCAAGGACGCGTTGCGGGAGCTGAACCTGCAGTTGTCGCTGCTCGATCACCGGGTCGGCGCGCACGCGAAGCTGAAGGACGTCGACCTGGACTGCTTCGACATCATTTCGCGCCACGGCCCGCTCGGCCCGAGCGCCCTGGGCCGCCGCGCGGGTCTGCACCCGGCGACGATCACCGGAATCCTGGACCGGCTGGAGCGGGACGGCTGGGTCGTGCGGGAGCGGGACCCGGAGGACCGGCGCGCGGTGGTGGTGCGGGCGCTGCGGGACCGGAACGCGGAGCTGTTCCGGCTGTACGGCGGGATGAACCGCTCGATGGATGACCTGATCGCCGGCTACAGCGATGCCGATCTGGAGCTACTGGCGGGTTTCCTGAGGAGGGTCACCGAGGCCGGCGAACGAGCGACGAGCGAGTTGAGCAGCGGGCCGGAGTAGGAGTCGCGCTGCGCGCAGGCGCGGGTGGCTGGGGTACGCCCGTCCCACCCCGATCGCGGAGTGTTCAACGGGCGGGCTGGGCGCGGGCATTCGGGTGCGGTTGCCGGGTTCGTCTTCGCGGGGGGTTGGGCGTTGTCGGGTTCCTGGTGGGCGGGTGGTCCCGGCCGCCTCAGGCCAGCACCAGCGGCTCCAGCAGCCGGTGCCCTGGACGCAGCGCCTGCTCCACCGGATCATCCGGATCCGGTGCGCGGCCGGGGCCGGGTTGGTACTCGATCTCCGTCGCGGCGGGGAGGCGGCGGCAATTCGCGCAGAAGCCGCCCGCTACCAGTGCGTCGCCGCACTCTGCGTGCAGGAACACCGAGCGCGCGCCGTTGGGCGCCAGGTTCTGGTTCCCCCACGTGTTGAGCGCGTGCAGAGCCGGCCAGAGGTCCAGACCTTTTCGGACGAGCTGGTACTCGTGACGCCCGGGGCGGTACTCGTGCCGTTCGAGGATGCCCGCCTCCACCAGCCGCTCCAGGCGGACCGTCAACACGGCCTTCGGAATACCCAGGTGTCGCTGGAAATCCGAGAAGCGCCGCAGGCCGAGGAAACAGTCTCGAACGATGAGCAGCGTCCAGCGTTCGCCGACGACCTCCAGTGCGCGCGCTATGGAGCACTCCTGGGTCGAGTAGTCGGACTTGAGAGCCATGGTTCCAGCGTAGTCCTCGGTTCAATGAACAGACGAAACGTGCTACCGTCGCACCATGGTTCAATCACCAGACCGAACCGTGGTGACCGCCGCGGCCGGCACGCTCCTGGCGATGCTGTCGTTCACGGCGCCGCTCGTGACCATCCAGCAGACCGCCACGGGGCTGGGCGCCGGCGCGTCCGGCCAGACGTGGATGCTCAGCTCGATGAGCCTCGGTCTCACGGTCGCGATGCTCACCGCGGGCACGGCCGGTGACGACTTCGGGCGGCGTCGCGTGTTCGTCGGGGGTGCCGCGCTGCTGACCATCGCGTCGGTCGCGAGCGCTCTCGCGCCGACGACACTGGTGTTCGTGCTCGCCCGGGTGTTCGCGGGTTTCGGTGCGGCGGCGGTGCTGGCGTGCAGTCTCGCACTGATCGGTCACGCGCTGCCGCCGGGTCACGCGCGGGTGCGCGCGATGGGACTGTGGGGCGCGAGCATGGGCGCCGGCCTCGCGATCGGGCCGTTCGTGGCTTCGCTGTGTGCGATGGGATCGAACTGGCGACTGACCTACTGGATCGGCGCCGTGCTGACGGCGGCGCTCGCGGTCGGTGGGCGCACGGTGCTCGCCGAATCGACCTCCGGCCGCTCGCGCCGGGTGGACGTGCCGGGCGTGGTGCTGCTCGCGGCGGGGCTGGCCAGTCTGCTCGCCGGGCTGACCGAGGGGCGTGGCGGCTGGGATGAACCACTCGTGCTGGTGCTGCTCGTGGTGGGAATCGTCGTACTGGTGGCGTTCCTGGTCGTCGAGTGGCGCTCGCGCGCCCCGATGATCGACTTGTCGCTTTTCCGTCGGCGGGCACTGCTTTCGGCGACGGCGGTCAGCTTCGCGAACGGCGTCGGCATCACGGCGGCGATGTCCTTCCTGCCGACGGTGCTGCAGCGCGGGCTGGGTGAGTCCTCCCTGGTGGCGTCGGGGTTTCTGCTGGTGTGGTCGGTGACGAGCGTCGCGGCGTCGATGAGCGCGCGGCTGCTGGGTGCGCGCGTGCCGCCGGGCGCGCGGATGGCGGGCGGACTGATCCTGACCGCGTTGGGGCTGCTGGCTTTGATGGGGCTGGCGAACCGGGTGGAGCTGGTGGCCGGGCTGTTCCTCGCGGGCATCGGCACGGGCCTGGTGAACGCGACCGTCGGCGGCGAGGCGGTGGCGAGTGTGCCGGCGCACCGGGCGGGCATGGGGAGCGGGATCAACAACACGAGCCGCTATCTGGGTGCGGCGCTCGGAGTGACCGTCGTGTTCGTGCTCAGCGTCCACAGTGGACAAGCGAACCTGCTGTCCGGGTGGGGTGTCTCGGCGGTCGTATGTGCGGTGGTGTCCCTCGCCGGGGCGGTCGCGGCGCTCGGTCTGCGCGCGAAGGAGCCCGTCGCCGCAAGCCTTCCCCGAGCCGGCGCGCGGTGAATTCGCTGCGCCTGTGCATTGCAGGGGCCTGACGAAAACCGGCCCCGGGAAGAGTCCCCGGGGCCGGTCGCCGGAAGTGATCAGGGCTTGCGCGCGACGATGCCCGCGATGCAGTGCGCGGCCTTGCTGAGCGGCGTCAGCCGCGGGCCGTCCGGCCACCACTCGTCGCAGGCGACGAGGCCGGGCGCGGTGGTCGCGTTGGGCTTGATGATCTCCAGGCCGGGCAGCATGGCGACGATCTCGTCCTTCGTGCGGAACCGGCCCGCCCCCATCGGCCCGTGCACGAGGATTTCCTCGATCCGCTTTGCCAGCTGGGTCAGCTCGGGCACCTCGGGGTCGTAGAAGTGCGAGAACACCACGTACGAACCGGGCGCGAGCGCGTCGATGTACTCCTGCATGACGGCGGGCCCGCCGTCGCCCTCGAAGTGGTGCAGGGTACCGACGTGCAGCAGGACGACCGGCTGCGAGAAGTCGATGTGCTTGACGACGATGTCGTTCTTCAGCACCGCGGACGGGGTGAAGATGTCCGCCTCGACCATGTGGACGTTCTCGTTCTCCTCCAGCAGCGCCCGCCCGTGGGCCAGCACCACCGGGTCGTTGTCCACATAGACGACCCGCGCGTCGGAGTTGCTCCGCTGCACGATCTGGTGCGTGTTCTCCGCGGTGGGCAGTCCCGAACCGCAGTCGAGGTACTGCTCGATACCGGTCTGCCCGGCCAGGAACCGGCAGGCCCGGTTCAGGAACCCGCGGTTGCCCTTGGCGATGTCCACCGCCTCCGGCACCGCCTGGTTGATCTTGGTCATCACCGTGCGGTCGACCTCGTAGTGGTCCTTGCCACCGAGGAACCCGTCGTAGATCCGGGCGATGCTCGGCCTGTTGGGATCCACGCCGACGGGGACCTGCCTCGGTGATGGGGTGGGCGGTGCACCGGACATTACTGCCTCGCAGAACGTTGCTTCACGACTGACCCACTGAGAGTAGTGCGCTGTGTCTCAGCCGTAAACGCCGACGTCGGGTTTCGGTGCGCCGCGCCGTCCGCGGAAAGATCCACAGAGGACCGTTCCGCCGTCTCACCCCAGTTGTGGCGCTCAGATGAGGCCGTGACGCAGTGCGTAGGACACCGCGTGCGTGCGGTTGCGCAGGCCCAGCCTGGTCGTGAGCTTGTGCAGGATGTTCTTCACGGTTCGTTCCGAGTAGGCCATCTCGGCCGCGATCTCGGCGGTGTCCCGCCCCTCGGCGAGCAGCCGCAGCACGGTCGTCTCGCGGCTGGAGAGTCCCGTCGGGGTCAGGTCGTGCGGCACCAGGACGTCCCGGTGCAGCCGGGCAAGGCCCTGCAGCATCTGTCCCAGCTGCTCGGGCGGCAGGTGCCCGCGGCCCTGGTGCGCATCGGTGATCGCCTTGCGCAACCGTTCGGCGGTGGCCTCCTTCCGCGGCACGAGGACGACCAGGCCGCTCTCGATCGCCGCCCACAGCTCGCCCGGCTGCGGTGGCTCCGCGACGAGGACCAGGCGCGCGTGCCGGGCGGAGTCACCGACCAGGTACGGCAGGGTACGGATGTCGTCGGTGACGGCGACCAGGACGCCGGGCTGGTGCAGTTCGCCTTCGACGAGCCGGATCCCCGGCTGGCCGCGCAGGGCGCTGACCAGACCCGATCGCAGCAGGGGGTCGGCGGCCAGCACTCCGACGGGCACAGCGGAGGGAAGCCGGCCAAAGGTGGGATGTGTGGTGCCCGTGTCCTCCATCCGGGCGATACCGATTGACATGGCGTCAGGAAACCGCGAAAAGCTCGAGCTCTGCCAGGAATAACGACCAGCAGTTTTTCGCTCCCGCCAGTTCTGCCGGTTTAATGGGCGCCGGTGAACGAGACATCTGCCGACGAGCCCACCTTCGGCGAGCTGCTCCTGGAGCTCCGCCGGGGAGCCGGGTTGACCCAGGCCGAGCTGGCCGAAGCCTCCGGCGTGAGCGTTCGCGCGCTCAGCGATCTCGAGCGCGGCCGGGCCCGCGCGGCGCAGCGCAGATCCACCGAAGCACTCGCCGGCGCCCTCGGGCTGCGCGGTGAGGAGCGCGTCACATTCCTCGACCGCGCCCGCCAGGGCCGCCTGCGCGGCGCCCGTCCGGCCCCGCGGCCGGGGATGGTCGCGATGCTGCCGACCGCGGTGCCCGACCTGGTCGGCCGGACCGCAGAGCTGGACCGGCTGCGCGCCGCCGCGGTCGACGCCGCCGGCACGCCGGGCGGGGTGGTGGTCTCGGTCGTCGGGCATCCCGGCGTCGGCAAGACCGCGCTCGCCGCGACCGCCGCCCACGAGCTGCGCGGGGAGTTCCCCGACGGCTGCTTCTCCATCGACCTGCGCGGGATGGACGACAAGCCGGTCACCCCGCGCGCCGCGCTCGACATCCTGCTCCGCGCGCTGGGCGTGCCGGTGCAGCGGACCCCGCTCAGCGTCGTGGAGCAGACCACCTTGTTCCGCTCGCTGCTGTCCGGGCGCCGCACGATGATCCTGCTCGACAACGCCGCCGACGAGACGCAGCTGCGCCCGCTGCTCGCCAGGACCACCGGCTGCCTCACGGTGATCACTTGCCGGCGCGCGCTCGCCGGGCTCGAGTCGGGCCGCTGGATCTGGCTCACCGCGCTCAGCCGCGGCGACGCGGCCTCCCTCGTCGGCACGATCATCGGCGACGAGCGGGTCCGGGCCGAGCCGGAGGGCGCGGCCGAACTGGCGGAACTGTGCGGAAACCTGCCGCTCGCGGTGCGCATCGCCGGGAACCGGCTGGCGAGCAGGCCGCACTGGACGATCTCGCACCTGGTCTCGCTGCTGCGCGACGAGGGCACCCGGCTGGCCGCGCTCTCGGCTGGCGACCTGCGCGTGCGTTCGGCGTTCGAGATGTCACACCGGCGCCTGACCGGGGAGGCGCGCCTGGTGTTCCAGCGGCTCGCCGTGATCCCCGGGCCGGACTTCGGGGTGGAGGTCGCGGCCGTCGCCACCGGCCTGCCGGAGGTGGCGGTGCGGCGCTACATCGACGAGCTGGTCGACGCGAACCTGCTGCAGGCCTCCGCGGAGGACGGCCGCTACTCCTACCACGACCTGATCAGGCTGTTCGCCCGTGAGCGGCTGGAGGCGGAGGAGGACCCCGACGATCTCGCGAAGGTCCGCCGCACGGTGGTGAGTCATCTGCTCGACAGCGCGATGGTCGCCGCCGAGTGGTTCCACCCCGAGGCCGTGAGCGTCTCGCGTGGCTTCGGCTCCCGTGAGGAAGCGGGCCGCTGGCTCGACCGCGAGGCCTCGGGCTGGCTCGCCGCCCACGGCATCGCCGCCCGACTCGGCGATCGGCACCGGGTGGTGGACCTGGCCGAGGCGATGCACTGGTACTCCGACGTCCGCCAGCAGCAGCCGTGGGACGAGGTGTTCACGCTGGGGGCGCACGCGGCGCGCGAGCTGGGGGACCGGCACGCCGAGGCGAAGCTGCTCAACTTCGTCGGCTGGGCGCGCTACATGTGCCTGCAGGACATCGAGGGCGGGCTCGCCGCGCACGAGGAGGCGCTGGCGCTCGCGCGCGAGATCGGGGACCGGCGCGAGGAGACCTGGGCGCTGGGCTACCTCGGCGCCGTGCTGATGCGGCTCGGTCGGCCGGAGGAGGCGCTCGAGCACATCAGGCCCGCCGCCGCGGTTTCCGCCGAACTCGGGTTCTGGGCCGGGCAGGGCCCGATCCGCAACGCACTCGGCCAGGTGCTCGGCGCCGTCGGGCGGCCCGAGGAGGCGCTGGCCGTGCACCGGGAGGTCCTCGCCGACACCGAGCTGCGCCGCGCCGAGGCCAACCCGAACACCTACCTGTTCTTCCGGTCCCTCATCTTCCGCCTGATCGGGATGGATCTGGGGGCGATGGGGGAATGGCCGGAGGCCGCACGGGCACATCGCACCGCCCGTTCGCTGTTCGCGGAAGCCGGTGACCCGAGGGGCGCGGCGGGGTCCGCATTGGACGAGGGCAGAGCCTGGCGTGCGGCGGGCGAACACGCGCGGGCGCTGGACTGCCTGCGTGCCGCGCTGAGCGCGTTGACCGAACCGTTCACGCGGTGGCAGCGCGCACAGACTCTCGCGGAACTGGCGTGCGTGCTGGAGCTGAGCGGGAGCCGCGCCGCCGCACGGGAGCACCGGCACGACGCGATCATCCTTTGTGGACAGGTGGGAACCGACGCCGCCGAACGGCTGGCGGCCGAGCTCACCCGCTCCGGATACTGATTCCCTGTCACTTCGGGCAGTTGTCCCCCTTCGTTGGGGAAAATGCCGGTACCGGCAGCCGCGTCGCTGGCACTGGGCGCCTGTGCCGCACGCGGCGACGACAGCTCGTCGACGGCGACCTCGGCCGCGGCTCCGTCGGTGGACTTCGGGATCGGGCTCGCAGACCAGATCAAGCAGGCGCCCGGGACGCGGGCGACCTGCACCGACAAGGTGAAGACCGGCCAGACCGACTTCTCCGCCGTGGTCAACAAGGTTGCCGCCGAGAACCCCTCAAGGGGCCGGCGCCGGCGCGACCGACGCCTACTTCACCTGCCCGTGCGTGCCCGAGGACAACTTCAAGGACTTCACCGCCGCCTTCAAGCAGCAGGAGGGCGCCGACCCCGGCACGTACTCGCCGGAGGGCTACGACGTCGCGACGATCCTGCTCAAGGGCATCGACTCGGGTGCCAAGGACCGCGCGGGGCTGCTGGACTTCGTCAAGGACTACGACGGCCAGGGCCTGACCAAGCACTTCAAGTGGGACACCAAGGGCGAGCTCGCGGACACGCCCGTGTGGAGCTACCGCGTGCAGAACGGCAAGATCGTCAACAACGGCGAGATCAGCGGAGCCTGCCCGGCCGACGGCGGAACTCGGCGCGCCAGCGGTCCAGCTCCTCGATGCCGACCACTTCGACGCCCTCGCACGCGAACGCCTCGACCTCCTCGCGGGTGAGCGGCCATGGCGGCCCGCTCTCATCGCCGTTGCCGGACCCGGCGATGACGAGCAGGGCCCCGCCCGGCGCGACCAGCCGTCGGACGGCGGCGGTGGCGGCGTCGCGGTGCGTGCGGGGGATCGCCTGCACGGTGAAGATCTCGACGACGAGGTCGAACGCGCCGGGCCACTCGGGTGGCGGGTCGAGCAGATCCGCCACCCGGTAGTCCACTGTGGACCCGGGATGGCGGCCGCTCGCCACCTCGACCGCGGTCGGGGAGACGTCGAAGGCGGTGGTGGTGAAGCCGAGGCTCGCGAGGTACTCGGCATCCGCGCCCAGTCCGCAGCCGACGACGACGGCACGGCCGGGCGCGAAGGACCGGTCCTTCGCCCAGTCGACGAGCAGGGGTGCGGCGTTGCTGCGGTCCCAGGGCATCGGCACCTCGCCGGCCACGCCCGCGGAGTACAGCCGGTCGAACCAGCCCGTCGGGTCGCCGCTCTCGATCGAGCGCGCCGCGAGCCGGTCGGCCTGCGCGTCCCAGCCGCCCGAGGTGTGCCGCAGCAGGGCCGGCACCACGGTGTCCCACGTCGGGCGCGGGGGCATCTGGTGCCCGACCCCGTTGAGCGGCAACAGCTCCGCGTCGGGGATCGCCCGCGCCAGCGCCTCGGCGTGCGCGTAGGGGAACAGCGGGTCGGCGGTGCCGTGGATGACCAGCGTGGGCAGCTCGATCTCGCCCAGCCTCGCCCGCACGGACTCGGCGCCTTCGAGGATGGCGTGGTTCTCGGCGCTCGCCGGGTTCGCCGAGCGGGTGACGACCTGTTCGACCAGGGCACGTACGTGGTCCTCGTCGAAGTACTCCGGCGTCTCGAAGTGCCGCTCGGTCTCGACGATGTGCTCGACCGCCGCGTTCTTGTCCGACCAGTCGGGCGACTGCGCCTCGCTGAAGAAGTCGCGCAGCGGCACCGACATCGGCGGCAGGTCCGGGCCGCCGGGGCTGGTCGCGACCAGCGTCAGCGACTCGAGCCGGTCCGGATGGTGCACGGCGAGCTGTTGCGCGACCGAGCCGCCCATCGAGATGCCGATGACGTGCGCCCGCGCCACGCCGAGTGCGTCGAGCACCCCGAGCGCGTCGGCCACCAGATCCGGAAATCCGTAGCCGGGCGCGCCGGGCGGGTAGTGCACGGACTGACCCGTGTCGCGGCTGTCGTACCGGATCACGAACCGCATGCCCTCGGTGAGCCGGTCGCAGAAGTCCTTCTCCCACCAGTCCATGGCCGCGCCCCCGCCGCCGATCAGCAGGATCGCCGGATCGCGCGGCTCGCCGAATGTCTCGGCGCACAGCTCCACGCCGTTCACCCGGAGCATTTCGCCCATGCGGCGACAATAGCCGGATTAGGTTGTCGGCGTGCCCCGGAAAACGGCGGTGGAACTGGTCGAAGCGCGGAGTGACGTCGCGCAGCTGTGCGTGCTGCGCGGCGGCCGGGTGCTGCAGCTCGGCAAGGAGGCCATCACGGTCCGGCACGTGCTGCAGCACCGTCCGGGGATCACGACGGCGGGCGGCGCGTTCGGCGATGCGCTGGTGATGGCGGACTGGGCCCGCTCGGTCCACCGCGCGGGATCTCGCGGCGTTCTACGTCATGCCGGCGCGGGCCGCGCGCGACCCGCACCCCGCTCGGGCGGCTGAGCAGCCCCCGCACCTTCGGCCACAACGGCAGCAACTGCTGCATCGCCTGGGCCGACCCGGACCGTGACGTGGTCTACGCCTACGTCACGGACCGGGTGCGCGGACAGGCATCGGCCGTGCGCCACCAGGAGGCGCTGGCCGATGCGGTGCTTCAGGAGCTGGACGGCAGCAGCGCCACGCCGTCGTCGTCGGCGTAGAGCAGGTCGCCCGGGCGGAA
Proteins encoded in this region:
- a CDS encoding sensor histidine kinase codes for the protein MRSGAAAGHTGYFHEAGFYSTDDELLDLVVPFLEEGIAAGEPTLMAFGPANEKLVHSVMDTSRVTTIPGNEQYLRPAVAIRNYREALARHVADGATQVRVVGDVPHPGYGEPWDWWSRYEAVVNQAYEEFPIWGLCPYDTRITPEHVLGDVVRTHPMLAIADGRHVHNGEYVDPVSFLPSWRDAPRPECEDGPPMAELTNPSAAVAREAVRVALAPTSIEPARAEDFVMAVSEAVTNAFVHGKPPLRLRIWRHLDRAVVTVTDGGEGPVDLFTGLVAARESRSAGVGLWMAYQICRHVSMYGDDEGFVVRLEC
- a CDS encoding MarR family transcriptional regulator — encoded protein: MTTHASTDAARRRRRLATGIKDALRELNLQLSLLDHRVGAHAKLKDVDLDCFDIISRHGPLGPSALGRRAGLHPATITGILDRLERDGWVVRERDPEDRRAVVVRALRDRNAELFRLYGGMNRSMDDLIAGYSDADLELLAGFLRRVTEAGERATSELSSGPE
- a CDS encoding winged helix-turn-helix transcriptional regulator: MALKSDYSTQECSIARALEVVGERWTLLIVRDCFLGLRRFSDFQRHLGIPKAVLTVRLERLVEAGILERHEYRPGRHEYQLVRKGLDLWPALHALNTWGNQNLAPNGARSVFLHAECGDALVAGGFCANCRRLPAATEIEYQPGPGRAPDPDDPVEQALRPGHRLLEPLVLA
- a CDS encoding MFS transporter — protein: MVQSPDRTVVTAAAGTLLAMLSFTAPLVTIQQTATGLGAGASGQTWMLSSMSLGLTVAMLTAGTAGDDFGRRRVFVGGAALLTIASVASALAPTTLVFVLARVFAGFGAAAVLACSLALIGHALPPGHARVRAMGLWGASMGAGLAIGPFVASLCAMGSNWRLTYWIGAVLTAALAVGGRTVLAESTSGRSRRVDVPGVVLLAAGLASLLAGLTEGRGGWDEPLVLVLLVVGIVVLVAFLVVEWRSRAPMIDLSLFRRRALLSATAVSFANGVGITAAMSFLPTVLQRGLGESSLVASGFLLVWSVTSVAASMSARLLGARVPPGARMAGGLILTALGLLALMGLANRVELVAGLFLAGIGTGLVNATVGGEAVASVPAHRAGMGSGINNTSRYLGAALGVTVVFVLSVHSGQANLLSGWGVSAVVCAVVSLAGAVAALGLRAKEPVAASLPRAGAR
- a CDS encoding SAM-dependent methyltransferase, coding for MSGAPPTPSPRQVPVGVDPNRPSIARIYDGFLGGKDHYEVDRTVMTKINQAVPEAVDIAKGNRGFLNRACRFLAGQTGIEQYLDCGSGLPTAENTHQIVQRSNSDARVVYVDNDPVVLAHGRALLEENENVHMVEADIFTPSAVLKNDIVVKHIDFSQPVVLLHVGTLHHFEGDGGPAVMQEYIDALAPGSYVVFSHFYDPEVPELTQLAKRIEEILVHGPMGAGRFRTKDEIVAMLPGLEIIKPNATTAPGLVACDEWWPDGPRLTPLSKAAHCIAGIVARKP
- a CDS encoding helix-turn-helix transcriptional regulator gives rise to the protein MSIGIARMEDTGTTHPTFGRLPSAVPVGVLAADPLLRSGLVSALRGQPGIRLVEGELHQPGVLVAVTDDIRTLPYLVGDSARHARLVLVAEPPQPGELWAAIESGLVVLVPRKEATAERLRKAITDAHQGRGHLPPEQLGQMLQGLARLHRDVLVPHDLTPTGLSSRETTVLRLLAEGRDTAEIAAEMAYSERTVKNILHKLTTRLGLRNRTHAVSYALRHGLI
- a CDS encoding helix-turn-helix transcriptional regulator, encoding MNETSADEPTFGELLLELRRGAGLTQAELAEASGVSVRALSDLERGRARAAQRRSTEALAGALGLRGEERVTFLDRARQGRLRGARPAPRPGMVAMLPTAVPDLVGRTAELDRLRAAAVDAAGTPGGVVVSVVGHPGVGKTALAATAAHELRGEFPDGCFSIDLRGMDDKPVTPRAALDILLRALGVPVQRTPLSVVEQTTLFRSLLSGRRTMILLDNAADETQLRPLLARTTGCLTVITCRRALAGLESGRWIWLTALSRGDAASLVGTIIGDERVRAEPEGAAELAELCGNLPLAVRIAGNRLASRPHWTISHLVSLLRDEGTRLAALSAGDLRVRSAFEMSHRRLTGEARLVFQRLAVIPGPDFGVEVAAVATGLPEVAVRRYIDELVDANLLQASAEDGRYSYHDLIRLFARERLEAEEDPDDLAKVRRTVVSHLLDSAMVAAEWFHPEAVSVSRGFGSREEAGRWLDREASGWLAAHGIAARLGDRHRVVDLAEAMHWYSDVRQQQPWDEVFTLGAHAARELGDRHAEAKLLNFVGWARYMCLQDIEGGLAAHEEALALAREIGDRREETWALGYLGAVLMRLGRPEEALEHIRPAAAVSAELGFWAGQGPIRNALGQVLGAVGRPEEALAVHREVLADTELRRAEANPNTYLFFRSLIFRLIGMDLGAMGEWPEAARAHRTARSLFAEAGDPRGAAGSALDEGRAWRAAGEHARALDCLRAALSALTEPFTRWQRAQTLAELACVLELSGSRAAAREHRHDAIILCGQVGTDAAERLAAELTRSGY
- a CDS encoding type 1 periplasmic-binding domain-containing protein; translation: MPEDNFKDFTAAFKQQEGADPGTYSPEGYDVATILLKGIDSGAKDRAGLLDFVKDYDGQGLTKHFKWDTKGELADTPVWSYRVQNGKIVNNGEISGACPADGGTRRASGPAPRCRPLRRPRTRTPRPPRG
- a CDS encoding alpha/beta fold hydrolase — encoded protein: MGEMLRVNGVELCAETFGEPRDPAILLIGGGGAAMDWWEKDFCDRLTEGMRFVIRYDSRDTGQSVHYPPGAPGYGFPDLVADALGVLDALGVARAHVIGISMGGSVAQQLAVHHPDRLESLTLVATSPGGPDLPPMSVPLRDFFSEAQSPDWSDKNAAVEHIVETERHFETPEYFDEDHVRALVEQVVTRSANPASAENHAILEGAESVRARLGEIELPTLVIHGTADPLFPYAHAEALARAIPDAELLPLNGVGHQMPPRPTWDTVVPALLRHTSGGWDAQADRLAARSIESGDPTGWFDRLYSAGVAGEVPMPWDRSNAAPLLVDWAKDRSFAPGRAVVVGCGLGADAEYLASLGFTTTAFDVSPTAVEVASGRHPGSTVDYRVADLLDPPPEWPGAFDLVVEIFTVQAIPRTHRDAATAAVRRLVAPGGALLVIAGSGNGDESGPPWPLTREEVEAFACEGVEVVGIEELDRWRAEFRRRPGRLR